Proteins encoded together in one Gammaproteobacteria bacterium window:
- a CDS encoding EAL domain-containing protein, whose amino-acid sequence MEQTAGFAGQDFFRQLVRSLAEALDTEYAFVTSRLPEDANRLRVVAGWHVNHAAGGMGEIDVPGTPAERVMSEGRLWIEDEAATAFPEDRWLRKHGVRAYCAVAIAGPDGQSIGHLGIMSRQPFQANDELFDALRLLAARCSAELRRRRFDEVQRLAAAKFATAFRAAPGIIAISELDTGKFTDVNAAVERMLGHSPAEIIGRTAVELGIWEYPEEREEFLQELRLSGRLTNREAHFLTRDGERRRGLTSAEMVEIEGKPYVLTAVLDVTDYRSTLDALHRRDVSYRTLFNTGGDAILVYPIGTDGRIGGPFIEANDTACTLLGYARDELLEISLSSLMDAEKLRETNTALLADQALLFDTSLRAKDGSAVPVRVHARLQVLDGMHTVLAVCHDRRDQSVGTDSGSGEALQDVEKRYSSIFQNAVEGIYQSTADGRILRANKALARILGFADAKELMAAGPSVAERTYLHPEQRAELLARLEKDGQYTDEEIQVTRRDGSVIWVSDNSRVVRDKSGKVEYYEGTLHDITARKQAEEALAQSEEKYRTLVDMSQDGVFLSSHGGLVYVNRAFATMLGYEPEEMTGLSFSSLLAPEDRHSSSAFEEEYVLHASHELHELRFMHRDEKTRVVAAVTVAHVPYRGSPAVTGTVRDVTAQKRSEQELLRGAYHDALTDLPNRSFFMEKLQQTLEHVGKRSSDRFAVLFLDLDRFKLINDGLGHSFGDRVLAAIARRLRTCLRPADLIARYGGDEFTILVENITGLDDATAVADRVHEELARAITVDGHEVFTNASIGIVINAPHYKHPDEILRDADTAMYRAKAAGKAGYVVFDDAMHESAKANLKLETDLRQALQRSEFRVFYQPVMDLSANKLSGFEALVRWEHPNQGLLGPEHFLAVAEETGLIIPIGWWVMETACAQFAAWKKKYKHLGDEITMSVNIANRQFAHWVLPQRVARVLDITGLKPKNLCLEITETVFMDNPALAVETIARLRTVGVNLQMDDFGTGYSSLSALRRFKIDTLKIDRSFITGIEKARADRAIVRTITVLAADLGMDVVAEGIEDARQVELLRALGCRKGQGYFFSKPMAITEVEKYLAALAPPK is encoded by the coding sequence ATGGAACAGACTGCGGGCTTCGCCGGGCAGGACTTCTTCCGCCAGCTGGTACGCAGCCTGGCGGAGGCGCTCGACACCGAATACGCCTTCGTCACCAGCCGCCTGCCAGAGGACGCCAACCGCCTGCGGGTGGTGGCCGGCTGGCACGTGAACCATGCCGCTGGCGGCATGGGCGAGATCGATGTGCCGGGCACGCCCGCCGAACGGGTGATGTCGGAAGGCCGGTTGTGGATCGAGGACGAGGCCGCCACCGCCTTCCCGGAGGACCGCTGGCTGCGCAAGCACGGCGTACGTGCCTATTGCGCGGTGGCCATCGCCGGCCCCGACGGCCAGTCCATCGGCCACCTCGGCATCATGTCGCGGCAGCCGTTCCAGGCCAACGACGAGCTGTTCGACGCACTGCGGCTCCTCGCCGCGCGCTGTTCAGCGGAGTTGCGCCGCCGCCGCTTCGACGAGGTGCAGCGCCTCGCCGCCGCCAAGTTCGCCACCGCCTTCCGCGCCGCGCCAGGCATCATCGCCATCTCCGAGCTCGACACCGGGAAGTTCACCGACGTGAACGCCGCAGTCGAGCGCATGCTTGGCCACAGCCCAGCCGAGATCATCGGCCGTACCGCCGTGGAACTCGGCATCTGGGAGTACCCGGAGGAACGCGAGGAATTCCTGCAGGAGCTGCGCCTCAGCGGCCGCCTCACCAACCGTGAGGCCCACTTCCTGACCCGTGACGGCGAGAGGCGCCGCGGCCTCACCTCTGCCGAGATGGTGGAGATCGAGGGCAAGCCCTACGTGTTGACCGCGGTGCTGGATGTCACCGACTACCGCTCCACCCTGGATGCCCTGCACCGCCGCGACGTGAGCTACCGCACCCTGTTCAACACCGGCGGCGACGCGATACTGGTATACCCCATCGGCACCGACGGCCGCATCGGCGGTCCCTTCATCGAGGCCAACGACACTGCCTGTACCCTGCTCGGCTACGCGCGCGACGAGCTGCTGGAGATCAGCCTCTCCAGCCTCATGGACGCGGAAAAGCTGCGCGAGACCAATACCGCGCTGCTCGCCGACCAGGCGCTGCTGTTCGACACCAGCCTGCGCGCCAAGGACGGGAGCGCCGTGCCGGTGCGGGTGCACGCGCGCCTCCAGGTACTGGACGGCATGCACACCGTGCTGGCGGTCTGCCACGACCGCCGCGACCAGAGCGTCGGCACCGACTCAGGCAGCGGCGAAGCCCTACAGGACGTGGAGAAGCGCTACAGCAGCATTTTCCAGAACGCGGTCGAGGGCATCTACCAGAGTACTGCCGACGGGCGCATCTTGCGCGCCAACAAGGCGCTGGCCCGCATCCTGGGCTTCGCCGACGCCAAGGAACTGATGGCCGCCGGCCCGAGCGTGGCCGAGCGCACCTACCTGCACCCGGAGCAGCGCGCCGAGCTGCTCGCGCGCCTGGAGAAGGATGGCCAGTACACCGACGAGGAGATCCAGGTCACGCGCCGGGACGGCAGCGTCATCTGGGTCTCGGACAACTCACGGGTGGTGCGGGACAAGTCCGGCAAGGTGGAGTACTACGAAGGTACGCTGCACGACATCACCGCGCGCAAGCAGGCCGAGGAGGCCTTGGCCCAATCCGAGGAGAAGTACCGCACGCTGGTGGACATGAGCCAGGACGGCGTGTTCCTGAGCTCGCACGGGGGCTTGGTGTACGTGAACCGCGCCTTCGCCACCATGCTCGGCTACGAGCCCGAGGAGATGACCGGCCTTTCGTTCAGTTCGCTGCTGGCGCCGGAGGACCGGCACTCCAGCAGCGCCTTCGAGGAGGAGTACGTGCTGCACGCCAGCCACGAGCTCCACGAGCTGCGCTTCATGCACAGGGACGAGAAGACCCGTGTCGTGGCAGCGGTGACAGTGGCACACGTGCCCTACCGCGGGTCTCCCGCTGTCACCGGCACGGTGCGCGACGTGACCGCCCAGAAGCGTTCCGAGCAGGAACTGCTGCGCGGCGCCTACCATGACGCGCTCACCGACCTGCCGAACCGCAGCTTCTTCATGGAGAAGCTGCAGCAGACCCTCGAGCACGTCGGGAAGCGCAGCTCCGACCGCTTCGCGGTGCTGTTCCTCGACCTCGACCGCTTCAAGCTCATCAACGACGGCCTCGGCCATTCCTTCGGCGACCGGGTGCTGGCGGCGATCGCGCGCCGGCTGCGCACGTGCCTGCGGCCCGCCGACCTCATCGCCCGCTACGGCGGTGACGAGTTCACCATCCTGGTGGAGAACATCACCGGACTGGATGACGCCACCGCGGTGGCGGACAGGGTGCACGAGGAGCTGGCCCGCGCCATCACCGTGGACGGCCACGAGGTGTTCACCAACGCCAGCATCGGCATCGTCATCAACGCGCCCCACTACAAGCACCCGGACGAGATCCTGCGCGACGCCGACACCGCCATGTACCGCGCCAAGGCCGCCGGCAAAGCCGGCTACGTGGTGTTCGACGATGCCATGCACGAGAGCGCCAAGGCCAACCTCAAGCTCGAGACGGACCTGCGCCAGGCCCTGCAGCGCAGCGAGTTCCGCGTGTTCTACCAGCCGGTGATGGACCTGTCGGCCAACAAGCTCTCGGGCTTCGAGGCGCTGGTGCGCTGGGAACACCCGAACCAGGGACTGCTGGGTCCCGAGCACTTCCTGGCGGTGGCCGAGGAGACCGGCCTCATCATCCCCATCGGCTGGTGGGTGATGGAGACCGCCTGCGCCCAGTTCGCCGCCTGGAAGAAGAAGTACAAGCACCTCGGCGACGAGATCACCATGAGCGTGAACATCGCCAACCGCCAGTTCGCCCACTGGGTTCTGCCGCAGCGCGTGGCGCGGGTGCTGGACATCACCGGCCTCAAGCCCAAGAACCTGTGCCTGGAGATCACCGAGACGGTGTTCATGGACAACCCGGCGCTGGCCGTGGAGACCATCGCGCGCCTGCGCACGGTGGGCGTGAACCTGCAGATGGATGACTTCGGCACCGGCTACTCGTCGCTCTCGGCGCTGCGCCGGTTCAAGATCGACACCCTCAAGATCGACCGTTCCTTCATCACCGGCATCGAGAAGGCGCGTGCCGACCGCGCCATCGTGCGCACCATCACGGTGCTGGCGGCGGACCTGGGCATGGACGTGGTGGCGGAAGGCATCGAGGACGCGCGCCAGGTGGAACTGCTCCGCGCCCTGGGCTGCCGCAAAGGCCAGGGTTACTTCTTCTCCAAGCCCATGGCCATAACCGAAGTGGAGAAATATCTGGCTGCCCTCGCCCCGCCCAAATAA
- a CDS encoding type II secretion system protein N produces the protein MSWRVLRWWLLGAVSYLVFLGATLPARYLADRAMQQLPGLELHGVTGSVFSGAAVDVRWQGASLGGLAWHFDWLAPFSASFGYRVRLEGESQELATRVDVGLGHRIYLRGMDGRLPVATVVAWLPLPPRALAGSLTLHLDQLSFKDGSLHSAQGEVDLDEAVLSWPATATLGSFRMLLTPAADGVDAEVSDVASPLRLNAKLSLSSGGAYHLAGTLAAKDPGDSATRSLLAGLGNPDSTGQYPFDFKGQW, from the coding sequence ATGAGCTGGCGTGTCCTGCGCTGGTGGCTGCTGGGTGCGGTCTCCTACCTCGTGTTCCTGGGCGCCACCCTGCCCGCCCGGTATCTCGCCGATCGCGCCATGCAGCAGTTGCCCGGGCTCGAGCTCCACGGCGTCACGGGCTCCGTCTTCTCCGGCGCCGCGGTTGACGTGCGCTGGCAAGGCGCGTCCCTCGGCGGCTTGGCTTGGCATTTCGACTGGCTCGCGCCGTTCTCCGCCAGCTTCGGTTATCGCGTGCGACTGGAGGGCGAATCGCAGGAGCTGGCGACGCGTGTGGACGTTGGGCTGGGTCACCGCATCTACCTGCGCGGCATGGACGGGCGCCTGCCCGTCGCGACTGTGGTGGCTTGGCTGCCGTTGCCGCCCCGCGCGCTGGCCGGCTCATTGACGCTGCACCTGGACCAGCTGAGCTTCAAGGACGGCAGCCTGCATTCCGCCCAGGGCGAGGTGGACTTGGATGAGGCAGTGCTGAGTTGGCCCGCCACCGCCACCCTGGGCAGTTTCCGCATGCTGCTGACGCCGGCCGCCGACGGGGTGGATGCCGAGGTATCCGACGTGGCGAGCCCCCTGCGGCTGAACGCCAAGCTCAGCTTGAGTTCCGGGGGCGCCTACCACCTGGCCGGTACCCTGGCGGCCAAGGATCCCGGCGACAGTGCCACCCGCTCCCTGCTGGCGGGCCTGGGTAACCCCGACAGTACCGGGCAATATCCCTTCGACTTCAAAGGACAATGGTGA
- a CDS encoding mechanosensitive ion channel domain-containing protein, with the protein MSGITEDLLSAALFAVLLCASLAVTYLVLWLLRPVARRIPGGIAECVLKRLREPVLVLVPLLVMLAAQPLARFRPRVDNWVYHAVTMLLIAATGWGCIRLFDAWRDSLTLHHRLDVADNLRARQVITQVLIIRRIAVVLVVIITLAAMLMTFPQVRALGTTLFASAGAAGLLIGLAAKPTATNILAGLQVALTEPIRIDDVVVVEGEWGWIEEIRTTYVVVRVWDQRRLLLPLSYFIEKPFQNWTRRTADLLATVTLYVDYVTPVAEVRERLHEILKSSRLWDGKAWALQVTDATSHTLELRALMSVANSGSAWDLRCLVREELVRYLQERRPDCLPHTRIALSKAPEAQGDTDLGVS; encoded by the coding sequence ATGAGCGGCATCACCGAAGACCTCCTGTCCGCGGCGCTATTCGCCGTGCTGCTCTGCGCATCCCTGGCCGTGACTTATCTCGTGCTCTGGCTGCTGCGGCCGGTGGCGCGGCGCATACCCGGTGGCATCGCAGAATGCGTGCTGAAGCGCCTGCGCGAACCGGTGCTGGTGCTGGTGCCGCTCCTGGTGATGCTGGCAGCGCAGCCGCTGGCACGCTTCAGGCCGCGGGTGGACAACTGGGTCTATCACGCGGTCACCATGCTGCTGATCGCCGCCACCGGCTGGGGCTGCATCCGCCTGTTCGATGCCTGGCGCGACAGCCTCACGCTGCACCACCGTCTGGACGTGGCGGATAACCTGCGCGCACGCCAGGTCATCACCCAGGTACTGATCATCCGCCGCATCGCGGTGGTGCTGGTGGTGATCATCACGCTGGCTGCCATGCTGATGACCTTCCCGCAGGTGCGGGCCCTCGGCACGACGCTGTTCGCCTCCGCCGGCGCCGCAGGCCTTCTGATCGGCCTCGCCGCCAAGCCTACTGCCACCAACATCCTGGCGGGTCTGCAGGTGGCCCTGACCGAGCCGATCCGTATCGACGACGTGGTGGTGGTGGAGGGGGAGTGGGGCTGGATCGAGGAGATCCGCACCACCTACGTGGTGGTGCGGGTGTGGGACCAGCGCCGCCTGCTGCTGCCGCTCTCATACTTCATCGAGAAGCCGTTCCAGAACTGGACCCGCCGCACTGCGGACTTGCTCGCCACCGTGACTCTATACGTGGACTACGTGACGCCGGTGGCGGAGGTGCGGGAACGCCTGCACGAGATACTCAAGTCCAGTCGGCTGTGGGACGGCAAGGCCTGGGCGTTGCAGGTGACCGATGCTACCTCTCATACCCTGGAGCTGCGCGCGCTCATGAGCGTGGCCAACAGTGGCAGTGCCTGGGATCTGCGCTGCCTGGTGCGGGAAGAGTTGGTTAGATACCTGCAGGAACGGCGTCCCGACTGCCTGCCGCACACCCGCATCGCCCTCAGCAAGGCCCCCGAGGCTCAGGGCGATACCGATCTCGGAGTGTCCTAA
- a CDS encoding diguanylate cyclase: protein MFHRPRKQRDERGKARWAGLALACLACGAAAAADMPFPPGSSLRFRHIGIEDGLAQSSVQAIIQDGQGYMWFGTQDGLQRYDGYEFLTLRHDPADPDSLADNNVNVLALGEGGALWVGTTLSGLDRLEPGTRRFTHFHHDPKDPASIADDQISSLLVDRKHRMWVGHAAGLDRFDGHAFHHYRLPSKTADGVLSLYEDAGGRLWVGSNHGVFYFDAAGDRLQPLVPPGIRDANERGLFTESPIHGFMEAGGFLLIASGRGIAALDAAHDEKHFYSHAAAADSLSNDHALALLKDPAGDVWVGTYGGGLNRFEVDSGRFESYQHDATDPGSLGSDNIDMLYQDRSGLVWIGTNESGVDVYNPRTRAFGYYRHRQGDANSLASNMVWSVYKDAHGELWVGTDQGLTRLDASRRRYRQYHMGNRPANRPDDDQINAVTGDAQGGIWTGTDYGLFRRAAGSEEFRHYDLIAHDDDSEGDIVNLVYVDGRGRIWAGTGLGLARVDPATGKVWRYQHDDRRPGSLPDNSVVTMCETSDGKLWLGTGGGLASFDGEHDLFTAYHSDPRDPASLSYDSIQSCQPDGEGGLWIGTAVGLDHLKAGGHAFKRYFAADGLPSDTIYAVLRDASGGIWSSTGHGLSRLDPATGAFRNYVKSDGLQSDEFNGGAAFAAPDGELLFGGVDGVNAFYPEQLSRDTEPPAVAITRFVRHGDDVSLDTPDGPLRQAEVQYRQNILSFEFTAFDYAEPDLNTFSYRLDGFDSDWHTLRGRHAATYTNLDPGSYVLRVRGANSDGVWNEREASLDIEVLPPAWRTGWAYLLYVAAAFVSLMLGLGLYKRFITREHQLENEQQRRQWAESLHNLIHSVTAQRDERAIAEQLIDTLTNFITYEQALFYVERDGALQLVASRGIGAGEQDYLEHWPQQQPRIVARLRQASQALLLAPEDAATLAGGGARPGRHHYLAVPLHSGSGAFRLLLVGRPNRPLDLQQMEVASAMAKQVSVALDNAQLIKDLENLATTDGLTRLYNRRHFMERAESEFERSHRYRRELSVFLIDADHFKAINDTHGHDAGDRVLRLLAATCRQGLRQLDVLGRYGGEELVVLLPETPAGLALETAERLRRSIEQLRVPALDGEIHLSVSIGVATATPDTESVAALINQADRALYEAKRGGRNRVVASGVKT, encoded by the coding sequence ATGTTCCATCGCCCACGCAAGCAGCGCGACGAGAGAGGCAAGGCCCGCTGGGCCGGGCTCGCGCTCGCGTGTCTCGCCTGCGGTGCAGCCGCGGCCGCCGATATGCCATTTCCGCCCGGCTCGAGCCTGCGCTTCCGTCACATCGGCATCGAGGACGGGCTCGCCCAGAGTTCCGTGCAGGCCATCATCCAGGACGGCCAGGGCTACATGTGGTTCGGCACGCAGGATGGGCTGCAGCGCTACGACGGCTACGAGTTCCTGACGCTGCGCCATGATCCGGCTGACCCGGACTCCCTGGCGGACAACAACGTGAACGTACTGGCGCTGGGCGAGGGCGGTGCGCTCTGGGTAGGCACCACGCTCTCGGGCCTGGACCGGCTTGAGCCGGGCACGCGCCGCTTCACCCACTTCCATCACGATCCCAAGGATCCGGCCAGCATCGCCGACGACCAGATCTCGTCGCTGCTGGTGGACCGCAAGCACCGCATGTGGGTCGGCCATGCCGCCGGTCTCGACCGTTTCGACGGCCACGCCTTCCATCATTACCGACTGCCGTCCAAGACCGCCGACGGCGTGCTCAGCCTCTATGAGGATGCGGGCGGGCGCCTGTGGGTGGGCAGCAACCACGGGGTGTTCTATTTCGACGCCGCGGGTGACCGGCTGCAGCCTCTCGTGCCGCCCGGTATCCGCGATGCGAACGAGCGCGGCCTGTTCACCGAGTCTCCGATCCACGGCTTCATGGAGGCCGGGGGTTTCCTGCTGATCGCGAGCGGGCGAGGCATCGCGGCACTGGACGCGGCCCACGACGAGAAGCACTTCTACAGCCACGCCGCCGCCGCCGACTCCCTCTCCAACGACCACGCACTGGCACTGCTGAAGGACCCAGCTGGCGACGTGTGGGTCGGCACCTACGGCGGCGGCCTCAACCGCTTCGAGGTGGACAGTGGGCGGTTCGAATCCTACCAGCACGACGCCACCGACCCGGGGAGCCTTGGCAGCGACAACATCGATATGCTGTACCAGGACCGCTCGGGACTGGTGTGGATCGGCACCAACGAGAGCGGCGTGGACGTGTACAACCCGCGCACGCGCGCCTTCGGTTACTACCGGCACCGCCAGGGTGATGCCAACAGCCTCGCCAGCAACATGGTGTGGAGCGTATACAAGGATGCCCACGGCGAACTGTGGGTCGGCACCGACCAGGGGCTGACGCGGCTTGATGCGTCGCGGCGGCGCTACCGCCAGTACCACATGGGCAACCGGCCTGCGAACCGGCCCGACGACGACCAGATCAACGCCGTGACCGGCGACGCCCAGGGCGGCATCTGGACCGGCACCGACTACGGGTTGTTCCGCCGCGCCGCCGGCAGCGAGGAGTTCAGGCACTACGACCTCATCGCCCATGACGACGATTCCGAAGGCGACATCGTGAACCTCGTGTACGTGGACGGCCGCGGCCGCATCTGGGCCGGCACCGGCCTCGGACTGGCGCGGGTCGATCCCGCCACCGGCAAGGTGTGGCGCTACCAGCACGACGACCGCCGGCCAGGCAGCCTGCCCGACAACAGCGTGGTGACGATGTGCGAGACCAGCGACGGCAAGCTGTGGCTCGGCACCGGCGGCGGACTCGCCTCCTTCGACGGCGAACACGACCTGTTCACTGCCTACCATAGCGACCCGCGCGATCCCGCGAGCCTGAGCTACGACAGCATCCAGAGCTGCCAGCCGGACGGCGAGGGCGGACTGTGGATCGGCACGGCGGTGGGGTTGGATCACCTCAAGGCCGGCGGGCACGCATTCAAGCGTTACTTCGCCGCCGACGGCCTGCCCAGCGATACCATCTATGCCGTGCTGCGCGACGCCAGCGGCGGCATCTGGTCCAGCACCGGGCATGGCCTGTCCCGACTGGACCCGGCCACCGGTGCGTTCCGCAACTACGTCAAGAGCGACGGCCTGCAGAGCGACGAGTTCAACGGCGGTGCCGCATTCGCGGCGCCGGACGGCGAACTCCTGTTCGGCGGCGTGGACGGCGTCAACGCGTTCTATCCCGAGCAGCTCAGCCGCGACACCGAGCCGCCGGCGGTGGCGATCACCCGTTTCGTGCGCCACGGCGACGATGTTTCACTGGACACGCCGGACGGCCCGCTCAGGCAGGCGGAGGTGCAGTACCGGCAGAACATCCTCAGCTTCGAGTTCACCGCCTTCGACTACGCAGAGCCGGACCTCAACACCTTCAGTTACCGGCTGGACGGCTTCGACAGCGACTGGCATACGCTGCGCGGCCGCCACGCGGCCACCTACACCAACCTGGACCCCGGCAGCTACGTGCTGCGGGTACGCGGCGCCAACAGCGACGGGGTGTGGAACGAGCGCGAGGCCTCCCTGGACATCGAGGTGCTGCCGCCCGCCTGGCGCACCGGCTGGGCCTATCTGCTGTACGTGGCTGCGGCGTTCGTCTCCCTGATGCTGGGACTCGGCCTCTATAAGCGCTTCATCACCCGTGAGCACCAGCTCGAGAACGAACAGCAGCGACGCCAGTGGGCGGAATCGCTGCACAACCTCATCCACTCGGTCACCGCCCAGCGCGACGAGCGCGCCATCGCCGAACAGCTCATCGACACCCTCACTAACTTCATCACCTATGAGCAGGCCCTGTTCTACGTGGAGCGGGACGGGGCACTGCAGCTCGTCGCGTCGCGCGGCATCGGCGCCGGCGAGCAGGATTACCTCGAGCACTGGCCGCAGCAGCAGCCGCGCATCGTGGCACGTCTCAGGCAAGCCAGCCAGGCGCTGCTGCTCGCGCCCGAGGATGCCGCCACCCTGGCGGGCGGCGGCGCGCGGCCCGGCCGCCACCATTACCTGGCGGTGCCGCTGCATTCCGGCAGCGGCGCATTCCGGCTGCTCCTGGTCGGGCGCCCGAATCGGCCGCTGGACCTGCAGCAGATGGAGGTGGCTTCGGCCATGGCCAAGCAGGTGAGCGTGGCGCTGGACAATGCCCAGCTCATCAAGGACCTGGAGAACCTCGCCACCACCGACGGCCTGACCCGTCTCTATAACCGGCGCCACTTCATGGAACGGGCCGAGAGCGAGTTCGAGCGCAGCCATCGCTACCGGCGCGAACTGTCGGTGTTCCTGATCGACGCCGACCACTTCAAGGCCATCAACGACACCCATGGCCACGATGCCGGGGACCGGGTGCTGCGGTTACTGGCCGCCACCTGCCGCCAGGGGCTGCGCCAGCTCGACGTGCTCGGCCGCTACGGCGGCGAAGAACTGGTGGTGTTGCTGCCGGAGACCCCGGCTGGGCTCGCGCTCGAGACCGCCGAACGGCTGCGGCGCAGCATCGAGCAGCTGCGCGTACCGGCCCTGGACGGCGAGATCCACCTCAGCGTGAGCATCGGCGTCGCCACCGCGACCCCGGATACCGAGAGCGTGGCCGCACTCATCAACCAGGCGGACCGCGCCCTGTACGAGGCGAAGCGCGGCGGGCGCAACCGCGTCGTGGCGTCCGGCGTGAAGACTTGA
- a CDS encoding sodium:solute symporter family protein, translating to MTVELVPCLVYLGIALLLGMLPARFSSRSVAGYVAGDRSLNTVLLYFVLGAAVFSSFAFLGGPGWAYSRGAAAFYILSYGAFGMIPFYFLGPRARRIGARLGFFTQAEIIGHRFDSRALQVAVALLSIAALVPYLTLQIKGVGLILAVASHGELPEWAGALIAYGIVTVYVLYSGMLGVSWTSVFMGIAMMSIGWLFGLYLPWKFYGGVEGMFHALASGPHAAMLVPPGLAADGAAWDWWGYSSAIVVSVLGFCCWPHFFMRSMAAKDDRSLKLMVVMYPTMQVFMVPVLIIGFSAVLMFPGIQPADTVLPFMLQHAGLSPWLVGLASAGTLAASMHTGDAIMHAAATVGVRDGIVPLLGKPLSDKRERRLIQVLVLVITAVAYYYAMMSKASLVSLLLGSYGGVAQIFPVLIAAFYWPRATAAGVTAGLLTGIGVNMLLLLMPALKPVPLHEGIYGLLANVIVLVGVSLLTRPADAERLKYYAEPGWD from the coding sequence ATGACCGTCGAACTGGTCCCGTGCCTCGTGTACCTCGGCATCGCGCTGCTGCTCGGCATGCTGCCGGCCAGGTTCAGCTCCCGGAGCGTGGCGGGCTACGTCGCCGGCGACCGCAGCCTCAACACGGTGCTCCTGTACTTCGTGCTGGGCGCGGCGGTGTTCTCCTCGTTCGCGTTCCTGGGCGGGCCCGGCTGGGCCTACTCACGCGGCGCCGCGGCGTTCTACATCCTGTCCTACGGCGCCTTCGGCATGATCCCGTTCTACTTCCTGGGGCCGCGGGCGCGCCGCATCGGCGCCAGGCTCGGCTTCTTCACCCAGGCGGAGATCATCGGCCACCGTTTCGATAGCCGCGCCCTGCAGGTGGCAGTGGCGCTCTTGAGCATCGCAGCGCTGGTGCCCTACCTCACGCTGCAGATCAAGGGTGTCGGTCTCATCCTAGCGGTGGCGAGCCATGGTGAGCTGCCGGAGTGGGCCGGCGCGCTCATCGCCTACGGCATCGTGACGGTATATGTGCTCTACAGCGGCATGCTGGGGGTGAGCTGGACCAGCGTGTTCATGGGCATCGCCATGATGAGCATCGGCTGGTTGTTCGGCCTGTACCTGCCCTGGAAGTTCTACGGCGGAGTGGAAGGCATGTTCCATGCCCTCGCGTCCGGACCCCATGCGGCGATGCTGGTGCCGCCGGGTCTCGCCGCTGACGGCGCGGCCTGGGACTGGTGGGGCTACAGCTCGGCGATCGTGGTCTCGGTGCTGGGCTTCTGCTGCTGGCCGCATTTCTTCATGCGCAGCATGGCGGCGAAGGACGACCGCAGCCTCAAGCTCATGGTGGTGATGTACCCGACCATGCAGGTGTTCATGGTGCCGGTGCTGATCATCGGCTTCTCGGCGGTGCTGATGTTCCCGGGCATCCAGCCTGCCGACACGGTGCTTCCGTTCATGCTGCAGCACGCCGGGCTCTCGCCCTGGCTGGTGGGGCTGGCCTCGGCCGGCACGCTGGCGGCCTCCATGCACACCGGGGATGCCATCATGCATGCCGCCGCCACGGTGGGCGTGCGTGACGGCATCGTGCCGCTCCTCGGTAAGCCGCTGAGCGACAAGCGCGAGCGCCGGCTCATCCAGGTGCTGGTGCTGGTGATCACGGCGGTGGCGTACTACTACGCGATGATGTCCAAGGCCTCGCTGGTGTCGCTGCTGCTGGGTTCCTACGGCGGTGTGGCGCAGATCTTCCCGGTCCTCATCGCCGCGTTCTACTGGCCGCGCGCCACCGCCGCCGGCGTCACCGCCGGCTTGCTCACGGGCATCGGTGTGAACATGCTGTTACTGCTGATGCCGGCCCTGAAGCCGGTACCGCTGCACGAAGGCATCTACGGCCTGCTGGCGAACGTGATCGTGCTGGTGGGCGTGAGCCTGCTGACACGTCCGGCAGACGCCGAACGGCTCAAATACTATGCGGAACCAGGTTGGGATTGA
- a CDS encoding M48 family metallopeptidase produces MRTNKNILLIPLLLACLASCATSPTGRKQLSLISDQDAAQMGTQSFRQIQKQTPLDKDKDDNAYAECIVHALAGATGKPRGGGKWDVAVFKQDKTVNAFALPGGHVSVYTGIFPVAKTPGELAAVLGHEMGHVQAGHGAERISDQTAAQVGVGLAAILAGIDQSSGKGQAAMAALGLGTQVGVLLPFSRAQESEADVLGMQYMAEAGFDPHEALDLWRNMMKANTGAPPEILSDHPSDENRLQDLQARLPENMQRYQAAKRRGRTPNCIPPG; encoded by the coding sequence ATGCGCACAAATAAAAACATCTTGCTCATCCCCTTACTGCTCGCCTGCCTCGCTTCGTGCGCCACGTCGCCCACCGGTCGCAAGCAACTCAGCCTGATCTCTGACCAGGATGCCGCCCAGATGGGCACCCAGTCGTTCAGGCAGATCCAGAAGCAAACCCCCTTGGACAAGGACAAGGATGACAACGCCTACGCCGAGTGCATCGTGCATGCGCTGGCAGGTGCCACCGGCAAGCCGCGCGGCGGCGGCAAGTGGGACGTGGCGGTGTTCAAGCAGGACAAGACCGTGAATGCCTTCGCGCTTCCCGGCGGCCATGTCTCGGTGTACACGGGTATCTTCCCCGTCGCCAAGACCCCGGGTGAGCTCGCCGCGGTGCTGGGTCACGAGATGGGCCACGTGCAAGCGGGTCACGGCGCCGAGCGCATCTCCGACCAGACCGCAGCGCAGGTGGGGGTCGGCCTCGCGGCCATCCTCGCCGGCATCGACCAGAGCAGCGGCAAGGGCCAGGCCGCCATGGCAGCGCTCGGCCTCGGGACCCAGGTCGGCGTGCTGCTCCCGTTCAGCCGCGCCCAGGAGAGCGAGGCGGACGTACTAGGCATGCAGTACATGGCCGAGGCGGGCTTCGATCCCCATGAGGCGCTGGATCTCTGGCGCAACATGATGAAGGCCAACACCGGCGCGCCGCCGGAGATCCTTTCCGACCACCCTTCGGATGAGAACCGGCTGCAGGACCTGCAGGCCAGGCTGCCCGAGAACATGCAGCGCTACCAAGCGGCAAAACGCAGGGGACGCACGCCGAACTGTATCCCGCCGGGCTGA